The following proteins are encoded in a genomic region of Acidobacteriota bacterium:
- a CDS encoding Uma2 family endonuclease — METIPQNKTSSSYVGHPPLVVQVQPVFNLTDDQLYEFSQLNRDLQIERNSRGELILMPPTGGETSERNAEITMQLRLWAKQNGEGTTFDSSGGFLLSNGAVRSPDAAWVRYSRLNALTAEARKKFIPLCPDFLIELRSPTDSLSVIREKMQEYLENGTQLAWFIDPEQRRVYVYSAPDLVCELENPEKLSGEPILPGFELNLGEIW; from the coding sequence AGGTGCAACCAGTTTTCAACCTCACTGACGACCAGCTTTATGAGTTTTCTCAACTCAACCGTGACCTGCAAATCGAACGCAATTCACGAGGGGAATTGATTCTTATGCCGCCAACCGGAGGCGAGACCAGCGAACGCAATGCTGAAATCACGATGCAACTGCGACTGTGGGCCAAACAGAACGGAGAAGGCACGACGTTTGATTCTTCTGGTGGTTTTTTACTTTCGAACGGCGCCGTCCGCTCGCCAGATGCCGCCTGGGTCAGGTACTCACGCTTGAATGCGTTGACTGCCGAAGCCAGGAAAAAGTTCATCCCCCTGTGCCCGGATTTCTTGATTGAGCTTCGTTCCCCGACAGACAGTTTGAGTGTCATTCGAGAGAAAATGCAGGAATATCTTGAGAATGGAACCCAATTGGCCTGGTTCATTGATCCAGAACAACGACGCGTGTACGTCTATTCCGCACCTGACCTGGTTTGCGAACTCGAAAACCCGGAAAAACTCTCTGGCGAACCGATTCTTCCAGGTTTTGAGTTAAATCTTGGCGAAATTTGGTAA